GACGCCATGCTCGGGGCAGTCCACTCGGGGAATCCGAGCATGCAGGAACGTCTTGAACTGGCACGTGTCCAGATGGCGCCAGACACGAGGCTCGGCATGGTCGCGGCAAGCCAGCTCTCGACCACAAGTAGGGCAAAACCAGCGAACACCAGGACCATGCTCCACGCGGATGTCTACCCGACCTTCCGCCGTGTCCAGTTCAACAGCCTCAACAAACCAGGGCTCGGTCAGCCCGAGAATCCGAAAATATAGGTCCGTATCCTTCATTGGTGCCCTCCGGGAAGGACATTAGCAGATCAGCTACCCACGGAAAACCCGGAAGAGCCAAAAACAAAAAGACGCGCGGGGTCAGCGCAGTTCGCGCTCCACCACGGCGGCCAGATCCTGAGCGTACTGCCGGACTTTGTCGGGATTTTCGCCTTCCACCATAACCCGGCACAGGGCCTCCGTGCCGGAATAGCGCAGCAGCACGCGGCCGCGGCCGGCCAGTTCCTTTTCCACCTGGGCCACGGCTTCGCCGATGGCCGGACGCTCCGCAAAGGGCAGGCGTTTTTCCACCCGCACGTTGACCAGGGTCTGGGGCAGGGGCGTGAGCAGCCCGGCCAGCTGTGAAAGGGGCTTCTCCTTCTCGCGCATAATGCGCAGAATCTGCAGGGCCGCCAGCAGGCCGTCGCCCGTGGTGCTGTAGCGGTGGAAAATCAGGTGGCCGGACTGCTCCCCACCCAGCATGGCCCCCTCGCGGCGCATGGCCTCCATGACGTACCTGTCGCCCACCTTGGTGCGCAGCAGCGTGCCGCCGTGCTCGCGCATAAAAATTTCCAGGGCCATATTGCTCATGGCCGTGGCCACCAGCAAATTGCCCGGCAGCTCCCCGCGGGCCATCATGGCCTGGGCGCACATGGCCATGAGCTGATCGCCGTCCAGAACGACGCCGTGCTCGTCCACCACAATAAGCCGATCGGCGTCGCCGTCCAGGGCCAGCCCCACGTCGGCCCGCACCTCGCGCACCTTGGCGGCCACCACTTCCGGGTGCAGGGAGCCGCAGTGCTCATTAATGTTGGTGCCGTTGGGCCCGGTGCCCAGGCGAAAAACCTCGGCCCCCAGCTCTTCCAGAGCCAGGGGGGCCACCTTGTAACTGGCACCGTTGGCGCAATCCACCACGATGCGCAGACCGGAGAGGGTCAGCTGCGGGGGAAAGCAGCTTTTGGTATAGACGATGTAGCGGCCCCCGGCGTCTTCGATCTTGGTGGCCCGCCCAACGCCGCGCGCGTCGGGGTACGGCCAGGCAAAGCCGGGATCCAGCACCATGGCGGCAATTTCGTCCTCGGTTTCGTCAGGCAGCTTGTAGCCTTCGGCGTCAAAGAACTTGATGCCGTTGTCCTGAAAAGGATTGTGCGAGGCGGAAATAACCACGCCCAGATCCGCGCGCATGCTGCGCGTGAGGAAGGAAATGGCCGGCGTGGGCAAAGGCCCGGTCATAATGACGTGCATGCCCGCGGCGCA
This Desulfovibrio legallii DNA region includes the following protein-coding sequences:
- a CDS encoding transposase family protein → MKDTDLYFRILGLTEPWFVEAVELDTAEGRVDIRVEHGPGVRWFCPTCGRELACRDHAEPRVWRHLDTCQFKTFLHARIPRVDCPEHGV
- the glmM gene encoding phosphoglucosamine mutase is translated as MAERLFGTDGLRGTVNTAPMTVDVALRLGLAAGVRFRRGEHQHKVVIGKDTRLSGYMLESALTAGLCAAGMHVIMTGPLPTPAISFLTRSMRADLGVVISASHNPFQDNGIKFFDAEGYKLPDETEDEIAAMVLDPGFAWPYPDARGVGRATKIEDAGGRYIVYTKSCFPPQLTLSGLRIVVDCANGASYKVAPLALEELGAEVFRLGTGPNGTNINEHCGSLHPEVVAAKVREVRADVGLALDGDADRLIVVDEHGVVLDGDQLMAMCAQAMMARGELPGNLLVATAMSNMALEIFMREHGGTLLRTKVGDRYVMEAMRREGAMLGGEQSGHLIFHRYSTTGDGLLAALQILRIMREKEKPLSQLAGLLTPLPQTLVNVRVEKRLPFAERPAIGEAVAQVEKELAGRGRVLLRYSGTEALCRVMVEGENPDKVRQYAQDLAAVVERELR